The genomic DNA GCCGATTCGCTCAAGACGCCTCAGCACATCGCACCGGTCTGGTACTTCACGCCGTTCTACTCGATGCTGCGCGCGACCACCGACGACATGGTCAACGTGTTCTCGCTGATCGTCGCGCTCGGTGCCATCGGCGCCTTCATCAAGGGCAAGTTCGGCATGGTGACCAAGGTCGCGATCGTGGTCGTCGCGGTCATCGTGATCTATCTGCTCAAGTCGCTGGATGCCAAGTTCTGGGGCGTGCTGGTGATGGGCGGCTCGGTGATCATCCTGTTCTTCCTGCCCTGGCTCGACCACAGCCCGGTCAAGTCGATCCGCTTCCGTCCGGGCTGGCACAAGACGGTGTACGGCGCCTTCGTCTTCTTCTTCCTGATCCTCGGCTACCTCGGCATCCAGCCGCCCGGCGTCTGGGGCAGCATGGTGATCGGCTCGTTCTCGCTCGATCTCGCGCAGACCGTCTCGCAGATCGGAACGCTGGTCTATTTCGGCTTCTTCCTGCTCATGCCATGGTGGAGCCAGCTTGGTGAATTCAAACCCGTGCCCGATCGCGTGCGTTTCGCAGCGCACTGACGGGAGAGTCTAAGAATGAAGAAACTGATCCTCACGTTGATCGCGGCGCTCGGCCTCCTGGTCGGCGCCCATGCCGAAGAGACGGGCATTCCCTGGGACAAGGCACCGAACAAGACGAACGACCTCGCGGCGCTGCAGAACGGCGCCAAGCTCTTCGTCAACTACTGCCTCAACTGCCACTCGGCGGCGTTCATGCGCTACAACCGGCTGCAGGACATCGGCATCTCGGAGCAGCAGATCAAGGACAACCTTCTGTTCACGACCGACAAGGTCGGCGAAACCATGAAGGCCAACATCGATGCGCGCCAGGCCAAGGAGTGGTTCGGCACTGTTCCGCCCGACCTCACACTGGTCGCACGCTCGCGTGCCGGTCATGGCGGCACCGGTGCCGATTACCTCTATACCTACCTGCGCACCTTCTACCGCGACGACACCAAGGCCACCGGCTGGAACAACCTCGCGTTCCCGAACGTCGCGATGCCCAACGTGCTCTGGGAACTGCAGGGCGATCGCCGCCCGGTCTACGACAAGGTCGAGGCGCACGGCCACGAGGTCGAGGTCTTCAAGGGCTGGGAGCAGGTCAGGCCCGGCACGATGACCACGTTGCAGTACGACGAAGCCGTGGGCGACCTCGTGAGCTACCTGCAATGGATGGCCGAGCCGGCGCAGAACACCCGTGTGCGCGTGGGTGTCTGGGTGCTGCTGTTCCTCGTCATGGCCGTGGTCTTCACATGGCGATTGAATGCGTCGTACTGGAAAGACGTCAAGTAGTTCGAGTGCCGCCGATCGGGCGCCTTGTGCGCCGGATCCCGCAGAGTGGGTTGCCAACGCGACCCACTCTTTTTGATTTTTAGGAGCCTTTCGCCATGATGGTCTTGTACTCAGGAACGACCTGCCCTTTTTCCCATCGTTGCCGTTTCGTGCTGTTCGAGAAAGGCATGGACTTCGAGATCCGCGATGTCGATCTCTACAACAAGCCCGAAGACATCAGCGTGATGAATCCGTACGGCCAGGTGCCAATCCTGGTCGAGCGCGACCTCATCCTGTACGAGTCGAACATCATCAACGAGTACATCGACGAGCGCTTCCCGCATCCGCAGCTGATGCCCGGCGATCCGGTCGATCGTGCACGCGTGCGGCTGTTCCTGCTCAACTTCGAGAAGGAACTCTTCGTGCATGTGTCCACGCTCGAGAACCGCAGCTCCAAGGGCAACGAGAAGGCGATCGAGAAGGCGCGCTCGCACATCCGTGACCGCCTCACCCAACTCGCCCCGGTGTTCCTCAAGAACAAGTACATGCTGGGCGACAACTTCTCGATGCTCGACGTTGCGATCGCGCCGCTGCTGTGGCGCCTCGACTACTACGGCATCGATCTCAGCAAGAATGCGGCGCCGCTGCTGAAGTACGCAGAGCGCATCTTCTCGCGCCCGGCGTATATCGAAGCGCTGACGCCTTCGGAAAAGGTGATGCGCAAGTAGGCATTGCGCAGCTGGCCATGATCAACGCGCTCGAATCGTCTTCGACACGTCCGTACCTGATCCGGGCGTTGTACGAGTGGTGCACCGACAACGGCTTCACGCCCTATGTCGCGGTGCAGGTCGACGACACCGTGCAGGTGCCGCGCGAGTATGTGAAGAACGGCGAGATCGTGCTGAACATCAGCTTCGACGCGACCAGTTCGCTCAAGCTCGGCAACGACTTCATCGAGTTCAAGGCGCGCTTCGCGGGCACGGCGCGCGAGATCAGCGTGCCCGTCGGGCGCGTGCTGGCGATCTATGCGCGGGAGAACGGACAGGGCATGGCCTTTCCGGCGCCAGTGCCGGCCGCCGAAGGCGGCGGCGCCGCGCCCGCGACGCCGACGGCAACGCTCACGCCATCCGCTGCCTTGCGCCTGCCGTTGCGAGACGCATCGCGCGGCACCGAGGGCGATGCCGGCAAGGTGGTCCATCTGGTCAGCGGCGCCGGTGCCGACGAAGCCGGCGCGATCGGCGAGACGAGCGTGAGCCCGCCCGAGGATCCGAGCGATCCGCCGCGTCCGCCCGCAAGCGGTGGTGCGCGGCCCTCGCTCAAGCGCATCAAGTGAGGCGTGCTTCGCTCGCGCGTGCGACGCACCGCCGTCTAAAATCCAAAGCCCCGCCGCTTTAGCTCAGTTGGTAGAGCACCCGCCTTGTAAGCGGAAGGTCGTCCGTTCGATTCGGACAAGCGGCACCAGGTCTTGATTCGGCAATGTCGTCGGGATGCGATGCCCGCCGGCTATTCGGCCTTCAGGTCGGAAGCCTGGAAGGCCTTCTTCCACGACGCGGCGTCCTGCTCGATCAACGTGCCGAATTCCTGCGGACTGAGCTTCGTCGGCACGGCGCCGTCGCGCGCCAGCGTCGCGTTGATCGAAGGATCGGAGATCGCGGCATTCACGACGGCGTTGAGCCTGGCGACCACGTCGCGCGGCGTTCCCGCGGGGGCCACGAGTCCGTACCAGATGCTGAGTCCCAGATCCGGCAAGCCCTCTTCGTACACCGTCGGCACGTTGGGCGCTACGGCGGCGCGCTCACGGCTGGTCACCGCCAACCCGCGGAAATCGCCGGACGCGTTCCTGGCGACCGAAGTCGGTATGCCGTCGAAATACACCTGGATCTCTCCGCGCATCAATGCCAGCAGCGCTGGCCCGGCGCCGTTGTAGGGAACGGCCACCAGAGCGCCATCCGCATGCCTGGACAGCAGTGCGCCCAGCAAATGGTTGGAGCTGCCATTGCCCAGGGTTCCGTAGTTCATGCTGCCCGGGTGCTGGCGTGCATAGCCGACCAGCTCGGCAAGCGATTTGACCGGAAGGCTCTTGTTGACGTCGAGCATGAACGGCAGCGTCAGGATGCTGGCGACCGGGACGAACTGCTTGTTCGTGTAGCCGAGCTGCTTTTGAACCAGCGGCTGGATGCTCAGGGTGGTCGATGTCGCGAGCAGCAGGGTGTAGCCGTCCGCGGGCGCCTTGGCGACCGCGATGGCGCCGATCGCGGTGCCCGCGCCGGGGCGGTTGTCGACGATCACCGGCTGCTGGAGCGCCTCACGCATCTTTTCGGCGATCAGCCGCACCGCGACGTCCGCGGAGCCGCCCGGTGGATAGGGAACGACGATGCGGATCGGATGCTCGGCCTTCCATTCCGCGGCGCCTGCCTGGGGCAGCGCGAGGCAGCAGCTCCATCCGATGGCGATGATGGCAGCGATTTTCTTCATCACAGCACCTTGCCCGTTTCGAGCGAGAAGGTGACCGTGTACCGCTGCGACAGAAGCTGGCCGGACTGCATCGGCGGGTATTTGGCGCCGTTGCCGACACAGCTTGGAATGCATTCGATCATCGCGTCGTAGTTCGGTATGCAGAAGTACGGGATCGAGATGCGCGCGGCCCTGGATGCGAGCGCCGGCGGCGGATTGATCACGCGATGCATCGTCGAGATGAATCTGTCGTTGGTCCAACGCATCAGGATGTCGCCGATGTTGACGATGAAGGCGTTCGGCACCCGGGGAACGCCGACCCAGTTGCCGTTGGGCAGTTGAACCTCCAGGCCACCTGGCGCGTCGTCGACCTTCAGGATGGTGATGGCCGTGATGTCGGTGTGGGCGCCGGCACGCTCTTCGCCGTCTGTCGGCGCCGTCTTGAGGGCAGGATAGTGATTGGCGCGAAGGATGCTTGCGTGCCGGTTGACGCGCTCGCGGAAATAGGCAGGCGGAACGTCCAGCGCAAGGGAAAAGATATCGAGGATCTCGTTGGACAGGCGCTCCATCTCCCGGTAGTAGTCGCTGAACGCCGGCTTGAGTTCAGCAGGCCGCTCCGGCCACAGGTTGGGGCCGAAATTCGAGCAGGGATCGTCGGTCACGTCCAGCGGGCCGATCGCAAAGCTTTCGAGCAGCGAGGGCTTGAGCTGGGGATCCCGGTCCTTGCCGACCGTCTTGGCGCCTTGCGGGGTGAATCCCTTCGGATTGGTTCCCTCGGGCTTCTTGACGCGGAGTTTTTCCGCCTCGTCGAGCGCGAAAAACGACTGCGAAGCGCGGTAGAGGCGATCGACCACGCCGTCGCTCACGCCGTGCCCCGTGATGACGAGAAAGCCCACTTGCTCGCACGCCGCGCACACCTGGTCCGCGACCTCGTGCCGATGCGACGGCGAGCCGGAGGCGAAGGGAGAAATGTCGATCACCGGGACGTGATCCAGTACGGTCTGGAGAGAGGTCATGGGCTGTGCGTCGATTTAATGTAGGGATCGCTACAATAATTAATTGTGGCGGCGAGCGCAAGCCCGGGCAAGCCGTTTTTTTGGCGGCGGCCGCCGAGGACACTGTGGTGGATAGGAGCTGCGACGCGTCTTCGGTAGAGTCGGACGGCCTTCGCTTCAGACCCGGCAGCGCCGGCCTCGCACGCCTGCTTCGCGCCGTTCCAGACCTTTCAATGCCCAAACCGACTGCCAAGACAAACCCTGTCGTCCTCGAGCCAAAGCGGGGCCGTGGCCGCCCCAAGCTTCCCTCGGATGCTTCCGAGACGCGCGACGCGATTCTCGACGCCGCCCTGCGCGTGTTTTCCCGCGATGGCTATGACGGTGGAAGCGTGGGCAAGATCTCCAAGGCGGCGAAATCCGTCGACCGGATGATCTACTACTACTTCGGCAGCAAGGAGGGCCTCTACAACGCGGTGCTGCAGGAGATGTACCGAAGAATGGGCGCGGCGGAAGAGGCGCTCGACATTGATCTTTCCGATCCCGTATCGGCGATGCGAGCCATCATCGCCTTCGTCTACGCGTACTACCGGGCGAACCCGGACTTCATCGTTCTCCTCAATACGGAGAACATGCACAAGGGCCGCCACCTGACGCAGGCGCTCGGCGAATCGGCGGCGGCCAAGGTGCCTGCCTCGCCGACCATGAAAAGGATCCGCGCGATCCTGCTCGCCGGCCAGCGCAACGGCTGCTTCCGCAAGGACATCAGGCCGCGACAGGTCTACCTGATGATCCTCGCGACGGGCTACTTCTACGTCTCCAATCGCTTCACGCTCTCGCGCTTCCTCGGCGAGGCGCTCGACGACGAGGCGTCACACGCCGACTGGCAGGCATTCATGACCGATGCCGTGCTGCGAACGATCGGTCATGCGCCGCCGCCCGCATGATGGCGGCGCGCCCGATCCTGCGCCTCAAGCCTTCTTGACCCAGGCGCTGCACCATCCCTTGCCCGCGACCAGCT from Variovorax sp. PBL-E5 includes the following:
- a CDS encoding cytochrome c1 — encoded protein: MKKLILTLIAALGLLVGAHAEETGIPWDKAPNKTNDLAALQNGAKLFVNYCLNCHSAAFMRYNRLQDIGISEQQIKDNLLFTTDKVGETMKANIDARQAKEWFGTVPPDLTLVARSRAGHGGTGADYLYTYLRTFYRDDTKATGWNNLAFPNVAMPNVLWELQGDRRPVYDKVEAHGHEVEVFKGWEQVRPGTMTTLQYDEAVGDLVSYLQWMAEPAQNTRVRVGVWVLLFLVMAVVFTWRLNASYWKDVK
- a CDS encoding glutathione S-transferase N-terminal domain-containing protein encodes the protein MMVLYSGTTCPFSHRCRFVLFEKGMDFEIRDVDLYNKPEDISVMNPYGQVPILVERDLILYESNIINEYIDERFPHPQLMPGDPVDRARVRLFLLNFEKELFVHVSTLENRSSKGNEKAIEKARSHIRDRLTQLAPVFLKNKYMLGDNFSMLDVAIAPLLWRLDYYGIDLSKNAAPLLKYAERIFSRPAYIEALTPSEKVMRK
- a CDS encoding ClpXP protease specificity-enhancing factor; the encoded protein is MINALESSSTRPYLIRALYEWCTDNGFTPYVAVQVDDTVQVPREYVKNGEIVLNISFDATSSLKLGNDFIEFKARFAGTAREISVPVGRVLAIYARENGQGMAFPAPVPAAEGGGAAPATPTATLTPSAALRLPLRDASRGTEGDAGKVVHLVSGAGADEAGAIGETSVSPPEDPSDPPRPPASGGARPSLKRIK
- a CDS encoding TetR/AcrR family transcriptional regulator codes for the protein MPKPTAKTNPVVLEPKRGRGRPKLPSDASETRDAILDAALRVFSRDGYDGGSVGKISKAAKSVDRMIYYYFGSKEGLYNAVLQEMYRRMGAAEEALDIDLSDPVSAMRAIIAFVYAYYRANPDFIVLLNTENMHKGRHLTQALGESAAAKVPASPTMKRIRAILLAGQRNGCFRKDIRPRQVYLMILATGYFYVSNRFTLSRFLGEALDDEASHADWQAFMTDAVLRTIGHAPPPA
- a CDS encoding isopenicillin N synthase family dioxygenase, with the protein product MTSLQTVLDHVPVIDISPFASGSPSHRHEVADQVCAACEQVGFLVITGHGVSDGVVDRLYRASQSFFALDEAEKLRVKKPEGTNPKGFTPQGAKTVGKDRDPQLKPSLLESFAIGPLDVTDDPCSNFGPNLWPERPAELKPAFSDYYREMERLSNEILDIFSLALDVPPAYFRERVNRHASILRANHYPALKTAPTDGEERAGAHTDITAITILKVDDAPGGLEVQLPNGNWVGVPRVPNAFIVNIGDILMRWTNDRFISTMHRVINPPPALASRAARISIPYFCIPNYDAMIECIPSCVGNGAKYPPMQSGQLLSQRYTVTFSLETGKVL
- a CDS encoding Bug family tripartite tricarboxylate transporter substrate binding protein gives rise to the protein MKKIAAIIAIGWSCCLALPQAGAAEWKAEHPIRIVVPYPPGGSADVAVRLIAEKMREALQQPVIVDNRPGAGTAIGAIAVAKAPADGYTLLLATSTTLSIQPLVQKQLGYTNKQFVPVASILTLPFMLDVNKSLPVKSLAELVGYARQHPGSMNYGTLGNGSSNHLLGALLSRHADGALVAVPYNGAGPALLALMRGEIQVYFDGIPTSVARNASGDFRGLAVTSRERAAVAPNVPTVYEEGLPDLGLSIWYGLVAPAGTPRDVVARLNAVVNAAISDPSINATLARDGAVPTKLSPQEFGTLIEQDAASWKKAFQASDLKAE